From the Desulfosarcina sp. BuS5 genome, one window contains:
- a CDS encoding IS4 family transposase, whose amino-acid sequence MDVFNIPKKNFNPQSHTQFLKPLQKIFPDTPQLKSRGHRPLKMTFEDQLHALIFFHLQEHESARDLIQHLKEDDFAKECVAPDGGISRSSFSEIINSRGLEQLEYVFQALCSQAQNALPLNYSDLGELVSIDGSLIDAVLSIYWADYRKGAKKAKGHFGFDVNRKIPIKIHLTNGNGAERPFVRSILTKGQTGIMDRGYQSHKDFDLLQDEKKHFVCRIKAKTTRTIIKEQPVDPDSYIFYDAVVLLGTPGVNQTRKPVRLVGYKIAGVKYFVATDRYDLTAEQVETVYKLRWDIETFFKWWKKHLKVYHLIAHSRYGLVVQILAGLITYLLMTIYCHEQFNEPVSIKRISQLRNTIQNELRTDEKHVWSDNLFIKEQMLYAKT is encoded by the coding sequence ATGGACGTATTCAATATCCCAAAAAAGAATTTTAATCCTCAATCTCATACTCAATTTCTCAAACCTTTGCAAAAGATTTTTCCTGACACGCCACAGCTTAAATCCCGGGGGCACAGGCCATTGAAAATGACTTTTGAAGATCAGCTTCACGCACTGATATTTTTCCATCTACAAGAACATGAATCAGCTCGTGATCTTATTCAACACCTTAAAGAGGACGATTTTGCCAAAGAATGTGTCGCTCCAGATGGAGGGATCAGTCGTAGCAGTTTCTCCGAAATTATCAATTCTCGAGGACTTGAACAGCTTGAATATGTTTTTCAAGCTCTTTGCAGCCAGGCACAAAATGCTTTACCATTAAATTATTCAGATCTCGGTGAACTCGTTTCTATTGATGGATCTTTAATTGATGCAGTTCTGTCCATCTACTGGGCTGATTACAGAAAAGGCGCTAAAAAAGCAAAAGGCCATTTCGGCTTTGATGTCAATCGCAAGATTCCTATAAAAATTCATCTGACAAATGGGAATGGCGCTGAACGCCCCTTTGTCAGGTCTATCCTTACAAAAGGCCAGACAGGAATCATGGATCGGGGGTATCAATCACATAAGGATTTTGATCTTCTTCAGGATGAAAAAAAACATTTTGTTTGCCGCATCAAAGCGAAGACAACAAGAACTATTATCAAAGAGCAGCCTGTTGATCCCGACAGCTATATTTTTTATGATGCTGTGGTTCTTCTTGGCACTCCTGGGGTAAACCAGACCAGAAAGCCGGTTCGACTGGTTGGTTATAAAATTGCCGGTGTCAAATATTTTGTGGCAACTGATCGTTATGATCTTACAGCCGAGCAGGTTGAAACCGTTTATAAGCTTAGATGGGATATCGAAACTTTTTTCAAATGGTGGAAGAAACATTTAAAGGTGTACCACTTGATTGCTCACAGTAGATATGGCCTGGTGGTTCAAATTCTTGCGGGGTTAATAACCTACCTGCTTATGACCATATACTGCCATGAACAGTTTAATGAACCTGTATCAATAAAGAGGATTAGTCAGCTTAGAAATACCATCCAGAACGAATTGCGTACTGACGAAAAACACGTATGGTCTGATAATCTGTTTATCAAAGAGCAAATGCTATACGCAAAAACTTAA
- a CDS encoding type II toxin-antitoxin system RelE/ParE family toxin, translated as MKIKLLSSALDDLIKGRLFYAKQGEGIGEYFFDSLFSDIDSLTLYGGIHPKFYGYHRMLSKRFPYAIYYKLEDQSVVVVWRVLDLRSNPSKIKKSLEKW; from the coding sequence ATGAAAATAAAGCTTCTTTCTTCTGCACTTGATGATCTAATTAAGGGGCGTTTATTTTATGCAAAGCAGGGAGAAGGGATAGGAGAATACTTCTTTGATTCCCTGTTTTCTGATATTGACTCTTTAACACTGTACGGTGGTATCCATCCGAAATTTTATGGTTATCATCGAATGCTTTCCAAAAGATTTCCTTATGCCATTTATTATAAGCTTGAAGATCAATCTGTGGTGGTAGTATGGAGAGTGCTTGACTTACGTAGCAATCCTTCTAAGATCAAAAAATCATTAGAAAAATGGTGA
- a CDS encoding addiction module protein — protein MQNTIEIKHLSREEKLMVMEAIWEDLLNEDEPVKSPDWHKKALQKTEDGYCSGQEKILDWQDVKKELRKRFE, from the coding sequence ATGCAAAACACAATAGAAATAAAGCATCTTTCCCGGGAAGAAAAATTGATGGTAATGGAAGCCATCTGGGAAGACCTTTTAAATGAAGATGAACCAGTTAAATCTCCTGATTGGCACAAAAAAGCTCTACAAAAAACAGAGGATGGATATTGCTCAGGACAAGAAAAAATTCTGGACTGGCAGGATGTAAAAAAAGAGCTTAGGAAACGCTTCGAATGA